From a region of the Mobula hypostoma chromosome 6, sMobHyp1.1, whole genome shotgun sequence genome:
- the LOC134348802 gene encoding mucin-22-like produces the protein MVTTSIASTESNPGSTVPTSTTIGTNTGTSEATSSASTGSNTGSAVTTSSASTESSPGSTVSTSPTIGSSTGTREATSSASTGSSTGSAVSTSFTTTELNTGSAISTSIATTELNTGSAISTLSALTVSSTGTTVPTSSASTESSLGITVSSGMSIGSSTGTVVTASSASTALSPPSEATSSASTESSPGSTVSVSTAIGSNTGSSEATSSASTGSSTGSAVSTSITTTEPNTSSPVSTPSVLTGSSTDTVVTTSIAPTEPSSKNAVSLSTTIGSNTGTSEATSSASTGSNTGSACFNWVKHRYNGNNIQCTNRTKLRKHCIIEYNNWIKHRNKSSNIQCINWVKHRISCINFHYNNRTKHRISRINTECLDCIDHRNNSTNIQCLNRIKLRNHCIVRYVNWIKHRNSGNSIQCLNCVKHNK, from the exons ATGGtaacaacatccattgcatcaaCAGAATCAAATCCAGGAAGCACTGTACCAACAAGTACAACAATTGGAACAAACACAGGAACAAGTGAAGCAACATCCAGTGCATCAACTGGGTCAAACACAGGATCTGCAGTAACAACATCCAGTGCATCAACAGAATCAAGCCCAGGAAGTACTGTATCAACAAGTCCAACAATTGGATCAAGCACAGGAACACGTGAAGCAACATCCAGTGCATCAACTGGGTCAAGCACAGGATCAGCTGTATCAACTTCCTTTACAACAACAGAACTAAATACAGGATCAGCTATATCAACTTCCATTGCAACAACAGAACTAAACACAGGATCAGCCATATCAACACTGAGTGCCCTAACTGTATCAAGCACAGGAACAACAGTACCAACATCCAGTGCATCAACAGAATCAAGCTTGGGAATCACTGTATCGTCGGGTATGTCAATTGGATCAAGCACAGGAACAGTGGTAACAGCATCCAGTGCCTCAACGGCATTAAGCCCACCAAGTGAAGCAACATCCAGTGCATCAACAGAATCAAGCCCAGGAAGCACTGTATCAGTAAGTACAGCAATTGGATCAAACACAGGATCAAGTGAAGCAACATCCAGTGCATCAACTGGGTCAAGCACAGGATCAGCTGTATCAACCTCCATTACAACAACAGAACCAAACACAAGTTCCCCTGTATCAACACCCAGTGTTTTAACTGGGTCAAGCACAGATACAGTGGTAACAACATCCATTGCACCAACAGAACCAAGCTCCAAAAACGCTGTGTCATTGAGTACAACAATTGGATCAAACACAGGAACAAGTGAAGCAACATCCAGTGCATCAACTGGGTCAAACACAGGATCTGCA TGTTTTAACTGGGTCAAGCACAGGTACAATGGTAACAACATCCAGTGCACCAACAGAACCAAGCTCCGAAAACACTGTATCATTGAGTACAACAATTGGATCAAGCACAGGAACAAGTCAAGCAACATCCAGTGCATCAACTGGGTCAAGCACAGGATCAGCTGTATCAACTTCCATTACAACAACAGAACTAAACACAGGATCAGCCGTATCAACACCGAGTGCCTTGACTGTATCGACCACAGGAACAACAGTACCAACATCCAGTGCCTCAACAGAATCAAGCTTAGGAATCACTGTATCGTCAGGTACGTCAATTGGATCAAGCACAGGAACAGTGGTAACAGCATTCAGTGCCTCAACTGCGTTAAGCACAACAAGTGA
- the LOC134347754 gene encoding uncharacterized protein LOC134347754, whose product MSIGSSTGTVVTASSASTALSPPKLNTGSAVSTPSALTVLSTGTTVPTSSASTESSLGITVSSGTSIGSSTGTVVTASSASTALSTSEATSSASTESSLGSTVSTSPTIGTNTGTSEATSSASTGSNTGSAVTPSSASTESSPGSTVSVNTAIGSNTGTSEATSSAPTGSSTGSAVSTSITTTEPNKSSPVSTPSVLTGSSKGTMVTTSSAPTEPSSENTVSLSTTIGSNTGTSEATSSASTGSSTGSAVSTSITTTELNTGSAVSTPSALTVSTTGTTVPTSSASTESSLGITVSSGTSIGSSTGTVVTASSASTALSTSEATSIASTESSPGSTVPTSPTIGTNTGTSEATSSASTGSNTGSAVTPSSASTESSPGSTVSVNTAIGSNTGTSEATSSAPAASSTGSACFNWVKHRYSGSNIHCTNRTKLRNHCIIEYNNWIKHRNK is encoded by the exons ATGTCAATTGGATCAAGCACAGGAACAGTGGTAACAGCATCCAGTGCCTCAACGGCATTAAGCCCACCAA AACTAAACACAGGATCAGCCGTATCAACACCGAGTGCCTTAACTGTATTGAGCACAGGAACAACAGTACCAACATCCAGTGCATCAACAGAATCAAGCTTGGGAATCACTGTATCGTCGGGTACGTCAATTGGATCAAGCACAGGAACAGTGGTAACAGCATCCAGTGCCTCAACTGCATTAAGCACAAGTGAAGCAACATCCAGTGCATCAACAGAATCAAGCCTGGGAAGCACTGTATCAACAAGTCCAACAATTGGAACAAACACAGGAACAAGTGAAGCAACATCCAGTGCATCAACTGGGTCAAACACAGGATCTGCAGTAACGCCATCCAGTGCATCAACGGAATCAAGCCCAGGAAGCACTGTATCAGTAAATACAGCAATTGGATCAAACACAGGAACAAGTGAAGCAACATCCAGTGCCCCAACTGGGTCAAGCACAGGATCAGCTGTATCAACCTCCATTACAACAACAGAACCAAACAAAAGTTCCCCTGTATCAACACCCAGTGTTTTAACTGGGTCAAGCAAAGGTACAATGGTAACAACATCCAGTGCACCAACAGAACCAAGCTCCGAAAACACTGTATCATTGAGTACAACAATTGGATCAAACACAGGAACAAGTGAAGCAACATCCAGTGCATCAACTGGGTCAAGCACAGGATCTGCTGTATCAACTTCCATTACAACAACAGAACTAAACACAGGATCAGCCGTATCAACACCGAGTGCCTTGACTGTATCGACCACAGGAACAACAGTACCAACATCCAGTGCCTCAACAGAATCAAGCTTAGGAATCACTGTATCGTCGGGTACGTCAATTGGATCAAGCACAGGAACTGTGGTAACAGCATCCAGTGCCTCAACTGCATTAAGCACAAGTGaagcaacatccattgcatcAACAGAATCAAGCCCGGGAAGCACTGTACCAACAAGTCCAACAATTGGAACAAACACAGGAACAAGTGAAGCAACATCCAGTGCATCAACTGGGTCAAACACAGGATCTGCAGTAACGCCATCCAGTGCATCAACGGAATCAAGCCCAGGAAGCACTGTATCAGTAAATACAGCAATTGGATCAAACACAGGAACAAGTGAAGCAACATCCAGTGCCCCAGCTGCGTCAAGCACAGGATCAGCT TGTTTTAACTGGGTCAAGCACAGATACAGTGGTAGCAACATCCATTGCACCAACAGAACCAAGCTCCGAAATCACTGTATCATTGAGTACAACAATTGGATCAAGCACAGGAACAAGTGA